One part of the Triplophysa rosa linkage group LG5, Trosa_1v2, whole genome shotgun sequence genome encodes these proteins:
- the thpo gene encoding thrombopoietin isoform X1, with amino-acid sequence MVLSIVASELSHVCTKPLDFVCNSEARAVMNKVKDLEDEMVDCSAVASLPSPIQLPCIRIHKATWEKKSVHERRAEILLSLGTLAQDVRTARTLSQPGCGLTLLERLERNINNYLHVVKLLHGEQGELAEPQAKSCLGRDSKDLGLVLKHFGRLLKGKLEWLIVEMAKGC; translated from the exons ATGGTGTTGAGCATAGTTGCCTCTGAACTGTCTCATGTTTGCACTAAACCGTTGGACTTTGTGTGCAATAGCGAAGCCAGAGCAGTGATGAACAAGGTGAAAGACTTGGAAGATGAAATG GTAGACTGCAGCGCTGTAGCGTCTCTACCCTCTCCTATTCAATTACCATGCATCAGGATTCACAAAGCAACCTGGGAGAAAAAATCT GTGCATGAGCGGAGGGCTGAGATCCTGCTGTCTTTGGGGACTCTAGCGCAGGATGTACGGACTGCCAGGACACTTAGCCAACCTGGCTGTGGGCTTACTCTGCTGGAGCGCTTGGAACGCAATATCAACAACTACCTGCATGTAGTGAAACTTCTTCACGGGGAG CAGGGGGAGCTAGCAGAGCCCCAGGCAAAGAGCTGTCTGGGTCGGGACTCTAAGGATTTGGGACTGGTGTTGAAGCACTTTGGACGGCTGCTCAAAGGCAAGCTGGAATGGCTCATCGTGGAGATGGCGAAGGGGTGCTAG
- the thpo gene encoding thrombopoietin isoform X2 — MVLSIVASELSHVCTKPLDFVCNSEARAVMNKVKDLEDEMVDCSAVASLPSPIQLPCIRIHKATWEKKSVHERRAEILLSLGTLAQDVRTARTLSQPGCGLTLLERLERNINNYLHVVKLLHGEGELAEPQAKSCLGRDSKDLGLVLKHFGRLLKGKLEWLIVEMAKGC; from the exons ATGGTGTTGAGCATAGTTGCCTCTGAACTGTCTCATGTTTGCACTAAACCGTTGGACTTTGTGTGCAATAGCGAAGCCAGAGCAGTGATGAACAAGGTGAAAGACTTGGAAGATGAAATG GTAGACTGCAGCGCTGTAGCGTCTCTACCCTCTCCTATTCAATTACCATGCATCAGGATTCACAAAGCAACCTGGGAGAAAAAATCT GTGCATGAGCGGAGGGCTGAGATCCTGCTGTCTTTGGGGACTCTAGCGCAGGATGTACGGACTGCCAGGACACTTAGCCAACCTGGCTGTGGGCTTACTCTGCTGGAGCGCTTGGAACGCAATATCAACAACTACCTGCATGTAGTGAAACTTCTTCACGGGGAG GGGGAGCTAGCAGAGCCCCAGGCAAAGAGCTGTCTGGGTCGGGACTCTAAGGATTTGGGACTGGTGTTGAAGCACTTTGGACGGCTGCTCAAAGGCAAGCTGGAATGGCTCATCGTGGAGATGGCGAAGGGGTGCTAG